Within Hippoglossus hippoglossus isolate fHipHip1 unplaced genomic scaffold, fHipHip1.pri scaffold_69_arrow_ctg1, whole genome shotgun sequence, the genomic segment AATTATTTTTAACACTGTCTAAAACAGACTGATGCACTCTGTCTctcaaaacattaaaaccattttcCCCCTGTATTGGAAacagtagaaataaaaatatatgagcGTCTACCAAGAGAAACAGTTAATTGGTGCATAACAATTGAATTTAAGTACATCTTCTGCTTGACAGcctgactttttattttttagcatAACTTCCCAATTTCAAATATTCCTATTTCACAACACCTTATCgaaaattatgactttttttctcgTAAATTTATGACCTTTTTTGTAATATCACAACTTTACTCTCATACATTACAGCTAGTCAACCTGACACCAGTTACAGACCCAGGACAACGAGAGCTGTAGCTGATGAAATTACAGCTGAACTGACTTGCAGAACATGATGGACATCAGAAAACCGATGTCGGTGGAGAGTCATTGAGTTTAATGTGAAGAGGATATTATTTCTTGTTTCTCTCGTGTCTGGATGTTGTACGTGCAGCTCGGTTTATAATTGACATTGACATCCTGGTGGTGGCTCTGAAAACACGGAGCAACTTTGGGAATCCCAACTGCTTTCAATTTAACATTGTTGCTAAACGGTTCCAGGATTTACCACAAACTATCTGCGGTTGTGTCGTCCACAGGAAGACAATTTGTGAATGAATGTTTGAGGAGCATCACCCTCGGCTAcagtgtgcatgagtgtgcctggtacgtgtgtgtgtgtgtgtgtgtgtgtgtgtgtgtgtgtgtgtgtgtgtgtgtgtgtgtgtgtgtgtgtgtgtgtgtgtgtgtgtgtgtgtgtgtgtgtgtgtgtgtgtgtgtgtgtgtgtgtgtgtgtgtgtgtgtgtgtcttcagtgacTCTCCCGGGGTATTCAGTGTCGTATCTGAGGCTTCTCCTCTCAAATTAATTGTCAGCATCTGTCATAGTTAAGGTCTGAGTAACTGAAACTAACCAGCCCGCCTGTTCTCTCGTTTCTGCTTGActcagtttcctctgtttttgCGCTCTGAGGATGTGACAGCTAAAGGAGTAATTGATCCATCATGGGTCATTATGACAGGATTGCTGTAAACACCCCGTTCAACTCTTTCACTCTGgaacttcttcctcctcttgtgtTGGTTTTACAGGCACGCAAGAATTTGGAAAAGTATGGAATTTGGACAACAGACCTGACCGAGGAAATCCCCTGCCTTCAGGAATGAAATGACCACACGTCGAAAATAATTCAGCTCTGACGGATTCTAAGTTGTTGACAATTGAGGTTTGCTCAAAATCAttatcacgtgtgtgtgtgtgagtgtgtgtgtactgtacaaaTGATCTCCAGCCTGCTTTTGTTCCTAAAACCCTCCATATGCTGACGATTAGACATTGAGCCCTACTTTAGCTAGTTGAAGACAGTGTTCTCACCAGTGTGGCACAGAGTGTGATGCTGGGAGCACTCCAGTGTTGCCGCCTTGTCCTGGCTGCCGCAGAGGCTGTCTGAAGTGGACGTGCCCCACCTCAGCGTCTTCAGGCCCAAATCCGAGCAGTTTCTGTGGCGCTGACACGGCTCGGTGGCCGAGCTGCCGGCGGAGAAATGACCAGGCGGACAGTGCTCACACGCGGTGTCGCTCACTGGTGTacctgcaggagaaacacacagggTGGTCTATTGATTTTATGAAGGAGAACATGGCTTTAAATGGATTTATACAGCTTAAAATCAATGGTATCATTTATGATTAGACACTCAATCATACAGATTTGTCATCACACGTCTCTTTTTGTGACATCTCAGCATTTTtctgtgtgaacacaatatGCACGTTCAGCTCGTCCAAAAGGACAAAGTGATTCCAGGAACGTCAACCACAGCATCATCTGACAACCCGTCACAATCACAGATGACTGTGTGATTCTGATGACTCACTTACTACAACAGCTCCTTCGTTTTATCTTGCTTGCAAACCACAGTACTTGAGTACTACTACTATGATGACAAATCAAACTGCGCCACATTGTGCTTTTTCAGATTGACTGACAGGAAAATCATCAAAACCCCCCAATTGTCTTtgagtttgtatatatatatatatatgctttaaaatattcagtaaaacacaagtgaaaCTACTGTAAGGTCTTCAGCTCGAATATTTtgtgcaataaaaaataatacatgtcGGATTTATCCAAATGTTTATGTACTAAATTGAAAATACAATGTCTAAATATCTAAAGTGATTGAGAAGAAAACTCTTTTCATCTTGAGTGAAAAGCAATGCACACCCTATGCACGCTGCATATATCCCAGTAAGGCAATGCTaactttttatattgtaataatgctATTTCATTCAAGTGACTGCATCATGACGTCACTTATCATATGACAACATATGATCGTGAAACATTTTCTCATCAATATAAGATTGTCTCTATAATTTCTGGAtttatcttggaaaatgtgttactctgaccatatatatatatatctatattttttttttccttgacctttgacctctcaactccaaaagttaatcatccgggaaaaaaacactctaaagtaaaagaacaaaacattatCCTACTTGAACCGACGTGCTGAGacatgaatgtattttatacacaTACAATGAAGTCATTATATAATTCAAAAGTAACATctgaaaaaaactaagaatTTACTGTGAAATTTCTCATTATATATAATTGattattagttttttatgtCCCTTCTTATATAGTAATGTGACCTACAGGCAAATATTTATTCAACAGCCGTTACCATGTTGACTTTACAGTAAACGTAAATGGCATCATGATGACCCAGGTAGCGGCTCACAtcctcattttattttcacctctgACGTGCTGAAGTGAAAGCGTTGTGGAGGATGAGCAACTCATATCATATTTAACCTTTTATGAGTTTCCCGCTATCACGGCACAGGGCGTTCTTTCTTTGAAAACACTTCAGCATTTGGCATTACACCCAAAACCATATGCTGATTTGCAAAGTGATAATATTTCCTGTGCCACTGCTGACAGAGGAGGTACAGTTTGAGAACATGTCAGCGTATCTTCAGTATGGTTTCATATGCCGGCATCGAGTTTTTCTTCTGAGATTTTCCTCTGTCACAGCAAAATCTGCATGTTAGCACTTTATTGTCTGAAGAAAAAAGCTCTAGATACCATTTAAATAAGTTTGTCTACATTGTGTTGTATATTCATGAACTAAATTAGGTTAAGTTAGATGCACAGATTAAAAACTATATTAATAAAGAAATGATttgtcaattaatcaattagttgatTGAAAAGAGCCATCTACCAACTATTTTGTTAATCAATTGATTGTAATCAATAGTAAACTTAATATTAACTTGATTAATATGTTGTTCCTGACATATCctgttatctttttttatatctctggtttgattttgtgttgatttgacTGCAACTGCAAATAAGAATTTAATATACATATCCACTATCTTTGAATTTTTCCGATTTCTTGCACAAAACAAGCTATTTAACGACATTAAACTGTGCTTTAGGGAACAAGTTTGGGCACTTTTACTATTTTACAACAATTtagataaaaaaggaaaacctaAGATTAATTGATAATTATCAATTGATTGGTTGGTTCTCTCTTATATACTATGTTCTTTTCTAGTTGCTTCTACGGGTTTACAAAAACCATAGAAGGACATAAAACTTgcagagaaagaatgaaaactAAACCACAACTCATTACATAACAAGTTCTTACAGTTTTGAAGAGGGGAATCCCCTGAATTGCTGCCTCATGCCTGCAGAGTTTCATTAGGCCTTCAAGTCAAATTGTTTAGATGGAACAATGTAGTGGAAAAAGCTATGTCATCTTTGACTGGTGTCTGCGGCGCAGGGGTCCGATGATGATAACCACCAGCGTCGATGGAAAATGTTGTGTCATCGATGCAGAGCGGCTGGATTCTGGTTCTCAAGTCTGAGATGAAGTCATGACAAAGTGCAGCGCCAGTTTGTGCTGTGGTTCCAGTAGAAATATCAGATTCTGTTTCGCTTAAATGTTGAAGTTCAGCACCGgcctgtgtttatgttgccCACAGTCACGGGTGACGCACCAAAGGAAAGAATCTGCCTGGAATATCAGGGCACAGATCCACCATGATAATGTCACCCTCGACCGTGCCGACCTTAATAATTAGCTCATACAGCATTTGTTGCCGGATCGTGAGGGAAAACGCTGATGTTGACGCCGCAATAAGAGAACCTGTGATTTCAGAATAACATGCAACCACTGACCAAACATTACTCACATATTCTAGTCCGTCAAGATCAAAATTATCTCACTCCTTGGAGAGAGAAAATCATTTCCCATACATCCACCTACAATTCTACAAACCTGCCCGTCTGTGTGAAACGCATCTCTCTCTAGGAGTTCACCAGGTGGCTCAGGGAAGTGCACTTCCAAATTAGTTGTGATGTGTGATACGTTAAAAATGGAATAAACATTCGACTCtcgctctgtagcagtcagtgggtgggggggggatctccGTCATGGGAAGACCATTAATAGAATCATTTCCTCTTAACTACCAATTTGAGGCTGGATGCTTTATCCTGAGTTTCCTCTTTAGTAAAGTTGTAAATCATTTATGTTCTTGAAGAGGAACTAGTGACGCAGCACTTTGGAGAAAGTCCCATCGCTGGTATGATTAAACAGAGTCTTCCCTTTTAATTGATGAAACTTTTAACTTAGTACTTGGGCTGAGCGATGTATGAAAAAGTATATCAAGAAATCAATGATTGTCAtgataaatgtaattattattattattattattattattattataagtttaaggacagatttttgctccaaagtgaaggttgtggttttaaacttttctttatgagcagagacaaacagcaaaacattttgcAAATCTGAAATAGATTAATTGTGTTGTTACCTTATCTCTACGGAGTATATCGATATATATTGAATCTAAGTTGtataaaatcataataattgATAATGTTTTATTGCCCAACCCTACTTATTACATAGCCTACAGCACTATAAGACCATAACTGCCACCAGCTGATACTCTTGctgacagacaggaaactgagcttgactttttaaatgtcttcacATGATTGAttactttttgaaatattttaaataatattttattcaatttatatatcatattattatagCCAGGTCTCTAAATCatgaatagaaaatgaaatgatgagtTTCAACTCAGAAACATGTATTATAGCAATAACTAAATGTATAACATTACTACCGCAAACCCAAAGTACTTGTCTGGAACTAGAGCATATACAGGATACACTGAGTATTTGTCACGCATGTATTATGCAATACTGCCACTCACAGTGCAGGTCAGGTGTGGTAATgcaacaaagaaacatgtgtgtgagtattAACATTCAGACCAAAGTTCTCATTGCTTATCTTTGTCACGTGTATCCACGACAACAATTATCTGCTACAAATTTCACAagtggaaataataaaaagattaaatgaaaacatactaTTCCCTATGACATTGCTATTGACTATGGGCTGACTCTCTTCCTTAAACTGTCCCtcaaatcactgtgtgtgtttgtgtgtgagacagataaagaaaaactgGAACAAGGGTCAGGACAGCGTAATATGAAAGTGTGATCAATAactgatgtgtgttttattttagaaagaTAATGGTTCCTCACAGACATGTCAGGAATTTAAATGGCTTGTGGACGGGTAAAGCAGAGGAGATTTATATTCAAAATACTGAAATCCCATAGAGTACATACTGAACTTGAATGTGCATACGTGGGTACAACACTAATAAATACTCACAGATACATGTAAGCTATATATATGGCAATAAGCGCACATATACAGAGCACTTTCTCACATTTACAACCTCTCTCAGGTTGTATGCTGAAATAACTCCTTATTATCCCTGGTGTACTACAGATATTTACtgttattgcttgtttttctaaaaatctcatgtatatgtatatgacTGGATAGACAGAAGACCTACAAAATAACTGGTTgccttattttttctttatcaaaTTTGCCCAGACAAGTGACCTCACCGAATAATCGTCTAAATAAACActctccctgaggagatccgTCTGgcaaaatcatttaaaatctctcgtaaagacacatttttattggttTCCTTTTCAGGATTCACCTTCAACCCTTTATTTATACTTACTTTTAATCTAGCTCTGATCttatttgttaatgtttatgtttcaaTCATCCTATTTTTActcatctttaacatttttagtCTCATATTTGTGCTCTGATGTTTGTCTAATCCTATCTGATTTTCTATTGAatttttaattttcaacatATAAATCACCTTGTCActataaatatgtttatgtatatatttataagtaCATATAAAGTTaattactattatattattatcaatgAAGGTCTCACCTAAAGCTGTCACTCCGTAGCCAGGTGGACAGGTACTGTGTGTGATGCAGAACTCCACCACTAGGTGGAAACCTggggcacacgcacacagctgGTCATGGGTGCTGTTGCACTGCTGCCTCACGAGCTGCCTCTCCTtacacacctgaacacaacagacacacaaggtcACACACTACAGACGTATTCACACAGACACCTGCAGTTACTtttacacagaaataaagaagagtcatatatatgtataagtaCACTAATGAAATACTGGTGGGAATTATGATGCAGCTTCACAGGAAAAATCATGTAAAGGCCCAGAGCCTGCAGCAGGAATATAAAAATAAGCTTGAGTAGTTCAAAACAATACAGAGAACAGAGCCGACCAGTGGACATGTTGCGTAATTCATCCAGTGGCAAAGAGGAAGTCATTTGTTCTCTGTGGCGAGATCACAATGTGCACCACAATGAGCACATGCAGACGTTACTTTTAGAAGCTGCAATTGAAGTGGAAACACTGGTTTCCAAAAAAATAACAGATGCacaataacaaaatgtaaacaaacagcatcTAAGGAAAAGGCACgagaaaaaccacagaggagTTCCTGACCATGATGTGCAGCAAGTTCATATTTGGTCGATTCACTCAAATGGGTGTAGATACACAAAAACAGTAAGTCACACTGCTTGCGCCGCAAAATGCAGCTCATGGGTCTATTCAGAAGAAACCAGAGAGATGCTATTTTTGGCCTCGTACATACCGAGGTGCAGTATTGACACGTATCCCCCCAGTGCCAGTTCTCAGCGAAGTGCCTCTCGGGACAGGGTTGGCACTCTGTGGGCGTGTCAGCGGTGCAGTGTCGCTTCACGGCCGTGCCAGGAGGACACTGGTCGCACAGGAGGAATTCGGACGTCACAGGGTCGCGGTGCTGGTACTTCGGCAGGACTTCCTGTTGCTGGAAGGCCcaggaaagagaagctgtgaagagctgaaagagagagagaggtgacagAAATCTCAGATGAAAGCGGTGACAGAAATCTCAGATGAAAGCCATCTCGTGCACAGCTCCAGTTTGGCTCGGGAATTTTTATATCTTTGGAGGACTCGCCAACTCAAAGCTTCCTCTAAGCGAGAGTTGAGGGAAAGTTCGGAGCTGAACGTTGAAGTTCCTGGTGGAGACGCAGTGCTGAAGTGGTTTCCTGTGCTTTGCAGTCCTGGGAGATATTCAGCAGCAGTTTTATGGAGCATAACTGCACAGGACCGACCTTTTTAACAGTGATGACTGTActtctttaaatctttaataTTTGCTGGAGGCAATATCGGCCGTTTGCATGACCTCAAATCACAATGATTACTCTAATGTTGCAGCAatcttaaaaatataaagtgtgtCACACTGCCCCGTGTTCTCTGACCTCACCTCTCCTGCACATGTCAGCAGCTCTGGTAGATAGGCCGCTTTGTAGCTGACGTGATTCAAGGGTGATCTACAGCACAGTACTAACGCCCCGGAGCAAGAACACACCACACCCATATATCTCTCTCCACCTAAAGCAACCCATTCATATGGACGCACAGCTCTGCCATGGACATGTGCAGCCACTTCCTCAAAAACAAGCCCGTGTATcatcagcagcaggagctgAAGCGCTTTGGGCGAATCTAAAATTTAAGATATCAGTTGGTGAACATGTTTGTCATGCAACCATGCAGCTGGTTAGAGGACACATGCCGACCAGATGTCACACAACGGCCTCCTTCCACCCTGAAGGCCCTCAGCCATCGGCTCTGTGGACTTTCCCATTGGCCGGGACACATCCTCACTGCTCCGACAAACTAACAACAGGGTGTcgttgcattgtgtgtgtggttttcagcTTTCCACAATGCTTCTTCAAAATGTAATGTATCCATACAACAAACAACTACAGAACATTCATGTATGTCCGTGCATGCCTGCACGTATGCAGAAaggactgtgtgtatgtgtgtgtgtgtgtgtgtacatccaTCTTCACGTCCAATTGCCGTCTTCCTCAGTGCCGCTCTGTGCGCTCTGCGGTCTCCGCTGCTGGCTGCTGTTCATAAAGAGAACTATTGGAGGTCACTGGGCTTTCCCCATCCACCACCAGAATACAAAACACTCACCCACTCCGCTCTACAGTTTACCCGCCGATCTCTATTGATCTGCCTATGTGTGTTTGGGCTCATCTCATTTCCCTGCAAGTACATAACGTACAACCACAAAACACTATCTACTACTAAAGTATGAGTTAGTGAAATAAAGGTTAGAGTTAGTCCTCCGGGAAATCAGTGTAAGTCAACGTGTTGTCCTCTGAAATCATACAGACacgattgtgtgtctgtgtgtgtgtgtgtgtgcttcttcCCCATTTGCCCTATTGATCTTATCATCTATTAATGCATGTGCGTAACTGCATTTCTCTTCTCTAAAGATAATTCAGTAAACGATACATAAATTCCTCTAGTGAATTTATTTCATCTATCAGCCTAAAattatgtaaaacacacaaaaaaaggacaaaaatgtgttggtttactttgaatttttctatttctgtttccttttgcGACAGAGGTcattgaaaaaaagagacagtaAAAATAGATGAATGGGTTTCACACACCATAACAGAAACCAAAGCTTCAAACGGCCTCGCGAGCGCGGTGGTTTTCCCGGCAAAGCCTATCGACCTCCGAGCACAACATTCGGTGGCTTTCATCCACAGCGACTTGCTGCGCAGCTCCCCCgactgcgtgtgtttgtttgtagcATGGGTGGCCCCAGCGGGAATCAAACCCACAATCATAGCCTGGCTCTTCAAATTAAGAAGCGTATGTACACACTATTAAGCCGTGAGACCACATCCAATCAATTCAAGGACATCTGGAGGACGGAGCGCACAGTGGATCGAcccatttttttggggggggggggggttggcaaACCTGTGCTCAGTTACACTTGTTGCTTCGACTTGAATCTTTACTTCGAGTCAGGATGAGTTAGGAACTGGATCCTCCGCTGATTTCAGAGCCAATGAGACTGAGCACAGGTGGAAGTGGTTGGGTCGGTAGTGTTTTTCAAATCCTAGCACATAGTTTGGCTTCTCTGCTGTAGGTCACAGTGATGTaaggtaaaaaaatatatacatattcaattccaaactattaaaaacacaatagagGGCCTGTAAACATCTCTTACAAACATTGCATATGGACGCTTGACTCCTCCTGCAGTGACCGCGGGTTCGATTCTGATCTGGCCCTTTgctctgcatgtctgtgtgtctccgGCCCTTTGCTCTGCatatctgtgtgtctctctccccatttcacgcTTGCTCTGTCCTTAGCAAAATaccacagaaatattaaaaaagattgataaatagataaaaacacGGCTCACCGGTTTGACACACCCGAACATAATCTACTTTAATTGTTTATGAAAtcggaaaaaaaagaagaaacaagcaGGCCTGGCAGAAACGTCAACGCTGCTAAATGTAGCGTACTGctaagataaagaaaaaaattgagGTCATCACCAGTGAAGCATGTGAGCTCACACCCATGCAAACCTTGGTAGTCTGGCAACAATTAGCGTCTACATTCTGCACCGAGTTTCCAGGAAGATGATCAACAGACGTGTCGTCTCGTGAGACATGATCTGTCTCTAATCAAGACAAGATTAGTGTCTGATATTCAGTCCACCCTGGGTAATGACACGGGGTAGTCGAGTCCAGCAAGAGTTCAAATCTAAGAATATATGTCACAAAATCTCtggaaatgtttaatttatttgttatcTGATCGCGGCCAGTTTCCCAGACCACCCTGCGCAGAAGCCTCCTGCTCcagaagacaagaagaaaagTCAACTTCTGCGAGCATTGACTCATTGGGACGACGTCCGTCTATCAGCGGCTGAAAGAGATATTGAACTCTTCACCCTCCTCGTCGCCTCAGAAGATGCCATCTGACGACATCGTGGACGACCGCTGGAAACCCAAATTACACAGCAGATAGGGGCCACTGACAGACGTAATTACACCGTCAGCATCATCACAGCGACGCTCGGTGAGCAGCGCATCCTACGTGGAGCGCTGccagctgagaggagaggacgcATTGAAAAAGGTAACGATACAGTCTTACCTTCCCTGAGCAACTATACTGGGAAGATGCACTTGAGCAAGGCACAGCAGCTGCTATGAAAATGATAAGAAGAGTGTGAGGTGGAGCTGCTTGTTGGAAAAAGCAGCCTCACTCACTTTTCAATAATGGTTCAAATAAAAACGCTTACAATATTTGTAAGTTTATGTAATCCCTGCTGGTAAATCTTAAAACCCAGCTGAGggacaactttgtgttcatgCAGGGCAGAGACAGTTTTTCTTACCAGTCCTCTAACAAACAACACGCGTTATCTCACAGATGTTAAACTTCTGCgggaaacaaacaacagcacacGTGTGTTCCAGGCCTGTGACAGGGGCCACGCCGCGTCCAGGAGATGGACCACACTCGCCACAACAGGCAACAGCACgcgagacacagagggagatcCAGTCTGATTCTTACTGTTTACGGTTTACTGTCACTGAGATGTCGCCGTCCACAGTGTTCGACTGCAATACTTCCTAAAATAAAAGACTGGGGatgatttctgtttgtcagtTGTGAAAA encodes:
- the LOC117759029 gene encoding tumor necrosis factor receptor superfamily member 11B-like; this translates as MIVGLIPAGATHATNKHTQSGELRSKSLWMKATECCARRSIGFAGKTTALARPFEALVSVMLFTASLSWAFQQQEVLPKYQHRDPVTSEFLLCDQCPPGTAVKRHCTADTPTECQPCPERHFAENWHWGDTCQYCTSVCKERQLVRQQCNSTHDQLCACAPGFHLVVEFCITHSTCPPGYGVTALGTPVSDTACEHCPPGHFSAGSSATEPCQRHRNCSDLGLKTLRWGTSTSDSLCGSQDKAATLECSQHHTLCHTGENTVFN